In Burkholderia sp. GAS332, one DNA window encodes the following:
- a CDS encoding CheW protein: MAEVQSINSSVANATNGRRDAQQADAGGQEFLVFTLGAEEYGIDILKVQEIRGYDNVTRIANAPEFIKGVINLRGIIVPIVDMRIKFHLGRVEYDHQTVVIILNVAHRVVGMVVDGVSDVLTLATDQIMPAPEFGATLTTEYLTGLGTVDGRMLILMDIEKLMTSREMALIENLSA, translated from the coding sequence GTGGCAGAAGTCCAATCCATCAATTCGAGCGTCGCGAACGCGACGAATGGTCGCCGCGACGCGCAGCAGGCAGACGCCGGCGGTCAGGAATTCCTCGTCTTCACGCTCGGCGCCGAAGAGTACGGCATCGACATTCTCAAGGTGCAGGAAATCCGCGGCTACGACAACGTGACGCGTATCGCCAATGCGCCTGAATTCATCAAAGGCGTGATCAATCTGCGCGGCATCATCGTGCCGATCGTCGACATGCGCATCAAGTTCCATCTGGGCCGTGTCGAATACGATCACCAGACGGTCGTGATCATCCTGAACGTCGCGCACCGCGTGGTCGGGATGGTGGTGGACGGCGTGTCGGACGTGCTGACGCTCGCCACCGACCAGATCATGCCGGCGCCGGAATTCGGCGCGACGCTGACGACCGAATACCTGACGGGGCTGGGCACCGTCGACGGCCGCATGCTGATCCTGATGGACATCGAGAAGTTGATGACCAGCCGTGAAATGGCGCTGATCGAAAACCTCAGCGCCTAA
- a CDS encoding CheD, stimulates methylation of MCP proteins: MSSSLPIATNLYFDNHFQRPGVKLLPNEFYTTREDMVLVTVLGSCVAACIQDRTAGIGGMNHFMLPDDGADAGQPASDSMRYGAYAMEVLINELIKAGGRRERFEAKVFGGGAVLAGMTTMNIGDRNSEFVRRYLALEKIRIVAEDLQGNHPRKVAFMPHTGQVMVKKLRLQQEAGVAEREQALMRQSAEARAERLAAARKRVELFSTPAATRPKVELFGAAGGSAGAGAAKPRIELFGASPRPINSNNARTTEEA, from the coding sequence ATGAGCAGCAGCCTGCCGATCGCCACCAATCTGTACTTCGACAACCACTTCCAGCGCCCCGGCGTGAAGCTGTTGCCGAACGAGTTTTACACGACCCGCGAAGACATGGTGCTCGTCACCGTGCTCGGTTCGTGTGTCGCGGCCTGCATTCAGGACCGCACTGCCGGCATCGGCGGCATGAATCACTTCATGTTGCCCGACGACGGCGCGGACGCCGGCCAGCCCGCGTCGGATTCGATGCGCTACGGCGCGTATGCGATGGAAGTGCTGATCAATGAACTGATCAAGGCCGGCGGCCGGCGCGAACGTTTCGAAGCCAAGGTGTTCGGCGGCGGCGCGGTGCTGGCCGGCATGACGACGATGAACATCGGCGATCGCAATTCGGAGTTCGTGCGCCGTTATCTGGCGCTCGAAAAGATCCGCATTGTCGCTGAGGATCTGCAGGGAAATCATCCGCGCAAGGTCGCTTTCATGCCGCACACCGGCCAGGTGATGGTGAAGAAGTTGCGCCTGCAGCAGGAAGCCGGCGTGGCCGAGCGCGAACAGGCGCTCATGCGGCAAAGCGCCGAAGCGCGCGCCGAGCGGCTCGCGGCGGCGCGCAAACGGGTCGAGTTGTTCTCGACACCGGCTGCCACGCGGCCCAAGGTCGAACTGTTTGGTGCGGCAGGCGGCAGCGCGGGTGCAGGCGCAGCGAAGCCGCGCATCGAACTGTTCGGCGCAAGCCCGCGCCCGATTAATTCAAACAACGCCAGAACTACAGAGGAGGCGTGA
- a CDS encoding chemotaxis protein MotA, translated as MLIFVGTLVTLLSVFGGYALEGGHLGALLQPVEVLMIVGAGVGAFILGNGMKTIKATLRVIPTLFKGAKYNKDVYMELMALLYVLLAKARKEGTLTLEADIDDPSKSPIFTQYPKILADKHIIEFLTDYLRLMVGGNMNAFEIESLMDEEIETHHQEGEAPAHALNKVGDAMPAFGIVAAVMGVVHTMASADKPPAVLGEMIAQALVGTFLGILLSYGLIGPLASVAEQRVTESTKMFQCIKVTILASLNGYAPAIAVEFGRKVLFSTERPSFAELEEHVRRVKAK; from the coding sequence GTGCTGATTTTCGTGGGAACACTCGTGACGCTATTGTCCGTCTTCGGCGGTTACGCGCTGGAAGGCGGCCATCTCGGCGCGCTGCTGCAGCCTGTCGAAGTGCTGATGATCGTCGGCGCCGGCGTCGGCGCCTTCATTCTCGGTAACGGGATGAAGACGATCAAGGCGACACTGCGTGTCATTCCGACCCTGTTCAAGGGTGCGAAGTACAACAAGGACGTCTATATGGAGCTGATGGCGCTCCTCTACGTTCTGCTGGCCAAGGCGCGCAAGGAAGGCACGCTGACGCTGGAAGCCGACATCGACGATCCCTCGAAGAGCCCGATCTTCACCCAGTATCCGAAGATCCTCGCCGACAAGCACATCATCGAGTTCCTGACCGACTACCTGCGTCTGATGGTCGGCGGCAACATGAACGCGTTCGAGATCGAAAGCCTGATGGACGAGGAGATCGAGACGCATCACCAGGAAGGCGAGGCGCCCGCGCACGCCCTGAACAAGGTCGGGGACGCCATGCCGGCGTTCGGGATCGTGGCCGCAGTGATGGGCGTGGTGCACACCATGGCCTCGGCCGACAAGCCGCCCGCGGTGCTCGGCGAGATGATCGCCCAGGCGCTGGTCGGGACCTTCCTCGGGATTCTGCTTTCTTATGGGCTGATCGGGCCGCTCGCGAGCGTCGCCGAACAGCGCGTGACCGAGTCGACCAAGATGTTCCAGTGCATCAAGGTGACGATTCTCGCCAGTCTGAATGGTTATGCACCGGCTATTGCCGTCGAATTCGGCCGCAAGGTGCTCTTCTCGACCGAGCGCCCGTCGTTCGCCGAGCTGGAAGAGCACGTGCGCCGCGTCAAAGCCAAGTAA
- a CDS encoding CheA signal transduction histidine kinase, whose product MTLDITQFYQTFFDEADELLAQMEQLLLNLDIAHPDPEDLAAIFRAAHSIKGGAATFGFTALTETTHILESLLDRARNNELVLRKDMIDTFLETKDVLSGQLADYRASAEPDAAVARAICAKLEQLHAESSLGAAQGQPAAAAPAPVAAAQAVQVAEAAGQGGTPPEHVVEQAVQAAGEWTDGEPAQTGQAAGAGDAGGAAGPHLKITLRGVGEKDQELLAEELGNLGNIVGQVKSGGDLTLWLQTDVTADDIIAVCCFVIDESQISIGRGTAPVDETQQGEPGTPDAADSPPVQAAQTAPAVKAEQAASSAPVAHTAAPAQAAATHGLFDASAASVSTAANTPAPAAVAPAAASSAPAASTAGAAEQDRKAARPAAAAGGAEGSSIRVGVEKVDQLINLVGELVITQAMLAETTSTFDPALHDRLFNGMAQLERNARDLQEAVMSIRMMPMDYVFSRFPRLVRDLAAKLGKEVELVTFGQATELDKSLIERIIDPLTHLVRNSLDHGIETVEARRAAGKDATGQLVLSAAHHGGNIVIEVSDDGAGLRRDKILAKAAKQGMQVSETMSDEEVWNLIFLPGFSTAEQVTDVSGRGVGMDVVKRNIQSMGGHVEITSHAGKGSTTRIVLPLTLAILDGMSVKVGNEIFILPLNFVMESLQPQAEDIYTVANGERVVRVRGEYLPLVALHEVFTVEDAKQEPTQGIVTIMQTEGRRFAMLIDELVGQQQVVVKNLETNYRKVHGISAATILGDGSVALIVDVAALNRDTRHAHGAMSLA is encoded by the coding sequence ATGACACTCGACATCACTCAGTTCTATCAGACCTTCTTCGACGAAGCGGACGAACTGCTCGCGCAGATGGAGCAGTTGCTGCTCAATCTGGATATCGCGCATCCGGACCCCGAAGACCTCGCGGCGATTTTCCGCGCGGCCCATTCGATCAAGGGTGGCGCGGCGACGTTCGGTTTTACCGCGCTGACGGAAACGACTCACATTCTCGAATCGCTGCTTGACCGCGCACGCAATAACGAACTCGTGCTGCGCAAGGACATGATCGACACGTTCCTCGAAACCAAGGACGTGTTGTCGGGGCAGCTCGCCGACTATCGCGCTAGCGCCGAGCCGGATGCGGCGGTCGCCCGCGCGATCTGCGCGAAGCTCGAACAGTTGCATGCGGAAAGCAGCCTCGGCGCCGCGCAGGGGCAACCCGCGGCCGCAGCGCCGGCACCAGTAGCAGCAGCACAAGCCGTACAAGTAGCAGAGGCAGCAGGTCAAGGCGGTACCCCGCCCGAGCACGTCGTCGAACAGGCGGTGCAAGCGGCGGGTGAATGGACTGACGGCGAACCGGCACAGACCGGGCAAGCCGCGGGCGCGGGCGACGCAGGTGGCGCCGCCGGCCCCCATCTGAAAATTACGCTACGGGGCGTAGGTGAGAAGGACCAGGAACTGCTGGCCGAAGAGCTCGGCAACCTGGGCAACATCGTCGGGCAGGTCAAGAGCGGCGGCGATCTGACGCTGTGGCTCCAGACCGATGTGACCGCCGACGACATCATTGCCGTGTGCTGTTTCGTGATCGACGAAAGTCAGATCTCGATCGGCCGCGGCACCGCACCGGTGGACGAGACGCAGCAAGGCGAACCTGGAACGCCCGACGCTGCCGATTCGCCCCCGGTGCAAGCAGCACAGACGGCACCCGCAGTAAAGGCGGAGCAGGCAGCATCGTCGGCCCCGGTGGCCCACACCGCTGCACCCGCCCAAGCGGCCGCCACGCACGGACTGTTCGACGCCTCGGCGGCTTCGGTCTCCACCGCGGCGAATACCCCGGCGCCCGCCGCGGTTGCACCCGCAGCCGCGAGCAGCGCACCGGCGGCAAGCACGGCGGGCGCCGCCGAACAGGACCGCAAGGCGGCGCGTCCGGCCGCGGCAGCAGGCGGCGCGGAGGGCAGCTCGATTCGTGTTGGCGTCGAGAAGGTCGATCAGCTGATCAACCTGGTCGGCGAGCTGGTGATCACCCAGGCGATGTTGGCCGAGACCACCAGCACGTTCGATCCGGCCTTGCACGACCGGCTCTTCAACGGCATGGCGCAGCTCGAGCGCAACGCCCGCGACCTGCAGGAAGCGGTGATGTCGATCCGCATGATGCCGATGGATTACGTGTTCAGCCGCTTCCCGCGTCTCGTGCGCGATCTGGCGGCGAAACTCGGCAAGGAAGTGGAACTCGTCACCTTCGGTCAGGCGACCGAACTCGACAAGAGCCTCATTGAACGGATCATCGATCCGCTGACTCACCTCGTGCGCAACAGTCTCGACCACGGCATCGAAACCGTGGAAGCGCGGCGTGCGGCGGGCAAGGATGCGACCGGCCAACTGGTGCTTTCAGCCGCGCATCACGGCGGCAACATCGTCATCGAAGTGAGCGACGACGGCGCCGGTTTGCGCCGCGACAAGATTCTCGCGAAGGCGGCCAAGCAGGGCATGCAGGTCAGCGAAACGATGTCCGACGAAGAAGTCTGGAATCTGATTTTCCTGCCGGGCTTCTCGACGGCAGAGCAGGTGACGGACGTCTCGGGCCGCGGCGTCGGCATGGACGTGGTGAAGCGGAACATCCAGTCGATGGGTGGTCACGTGGAAATCACCTCGCATGCGGGCAAGGGCAGCACCACGCGCATCGTTTTGCCGCTCACGCTGGCAATTCTCGACGGCATGTCGGTCAAGGTCGGCAACGAGATTTTCATTCTGCCGCTGAACTTCGTGATGGAGTCGCTGCAGCCGCAAGCCGAGGACATTTATACGGTCGCCAACGGCGAGCGGGTAGTGCGCGTGCGCGGCGAATATCTGCCGCTCGTCGCGCTGCACGAAGTCTTTACGGTCGAAGACGCCAAGCAGGAGCCGACGCAAGGCATCGTCACCATCATGCAAACCGAGGGGCGCCGCTTTGCGATGCTGATCGACGAGCTGGTGGGACAGCAGCAGGTGGTCGTGAAGAATCTGGAAACGAATTATCGCAAGGTGCACGGCATTTCCGCCGCAACCATTCTCGGCGACGGCAGTGTCGCGCTGATCGTGGACGTGGCGGCGCTGAATCGCGACACGCGGCATGCGCACGGCGCGATGAGCCTCGCATGA
- a CDS encoding two-component system, chemotaxis family, response regulator CheY — protein MIRHILAIDDSASMRQILAATLTTAGYEVTLAADGNEGLENALAMSFDLVLTDQHMPGKTGLDLIAELRGNPAYQATPILVLTTESGEPFKAAARAAGATGWIEKPLDPDMLTELVAALAESDNA, from the coding sequence ATGATCAGGCACATCCTGGCAATCGACGATTCGGCATCGATGCGGCAAATCCTCGCCGCAACGCTGACGACGGCCGGCTACGAAGTGACGCTCGCGGCGGACGGCAATGAAGGGCTCGAAAATGCGCTCGCCATGTCGTTCGACCTCGTGCTGACGGACCAGCACATGCCGGGCAAGACCGGCCTTGATCTGATCGCGGAACTGCGCGGCAACCCCGCCTACCAGGCCACGCCCATCCTCGTCCTCACGACGGAATCGGGCGAGCCGTTCAAGGCGGCGGCGCGGGCCGCGGGGGCGACCGGCTGGATCGAAAAGCCGCTCGACCCCGACATGCTGACCGAACTGGTCGCGGCATTAGCTGAATCGGACAACGCATGA
- a CDS encoding chemotaxis protein MotB, whose translation MSKDKDRAIIVKRSAPAKKGHHGGAWKLAYADFMTAMMAFFLLMWLLSSASTVQLKGIADYFNQPLKITLWGGDRSAEDSSILKGGGRDISTDAQGVTRTTDGSSARAERTASHNDDDSIKQSQGDLERREQVRLHDLQVKLMAAIEANPVLRQFKQQIRIDSTLTGLRIEIVDSQKRPMFATARDVVEPYMRDILREIGHTLNDVPNRIIVQGHTDAAQYAGGEKGYSNWELSADRANASRRELVAGGMDEAKVMRVLGLASTQNLNKADPMDPENRRISIIVLNKKSEEALDHDDSTTTTLSDDAAGSKPLLQKIAQPVTVAPKVPAVAPAAQ comes from the coding sequence ATGAGCAAGGACAAAGACCGCGCCATTATCGTCAAGCGCTCCGCGCCGGCCAAGAAAGGCCATCACGGCGGTGCGTGGAAGCTCGCGTACGCGGACTTCATGACCGCGATGATGGCGTTCTTCCTGCTGATGTGGCTGCTGAGTTCGGCCTCCACCGTGCAGTTGAAGGGCATTGCCGACTACTTCAACCAGCCGTTGAAGATCACGCTGTGGGGCGGCGATCGCAGCGCTGAGGACTCGAGCATTCTGAAGGGCGGCGGCCGCGATATTTCGACCGACGCACAGGGCGTGACGCGCACCACCGACGGCTCGAGCGCGCGCGCCGAGCGCACCGCTTCACACAACGACGACGACTCGATCAAGCAGTCGCAGGGCGACCTGGAGCGCCGCGAACAGGTCCGTCTGCACGATCTGCAGGTCAAGCTGATGGCCGCGATCGAAGCGAACCCGGTGCTGCGCCAGTTCAAGCAGCAGATCCGCATCGACTCGACGCTGACCGGCCTGCGGATCGAAATCGTCGACTCGCAGAAGCGGCCGATGTTCGCGACCGCAAGAGACGTGGTTGAACCGTACATGCGCGACATCCTGCGCGAAATCGGCCATACGCTGAACGACGTGCCGAACCGCATCATCGTGCAAGGACACACCGACGCCGCGCAGTACGCAGGCGGCGAGAAGGGCTACAGCAACTGGGAACTGTCCGCGGACCGCGCCAATGCGTCGCGCCGTGAGCTGGTCGCCGGCGGTATGGACGAAGCGAAGGTGATGCGCGTGCTCGGCCTCGCGTCGACGCAGAACCTGAACAAGGCGGACCCGATGGACCCGGAAAACCGCCGCATCAGCATCATCGTGTTGAACAAGAAGTCGGAGGAGGCGCTTGACCATGACGACTCCACGACGACCACCTTGTCGGACGACGCAGCCGGCTCCAAGCCGCTGCTGCAAAAAATTGCGCAACCCGTGACGGTTGCACCGAAGGTGCCGGCGGTAGCGCCGGCAGCCCAGTAA
- a CDS encoding MCP methyltransferase, CheR-type translates to MATRAQHTPQPARPQAAPPQSARSERAEPARSGEQGRDFEFTSADFARIRDLIHRSAGISLSDHKRDMAYSRLARRLRARGLETFKQYLDLLEAENDPAEWEAFTNALTTNLTAFFREAHHFPILAEFVPRRAQPVSVWCSAASTGEEPYSIAMTLIEALGDSGARQASVLATDIDTQVLAKAEAGMYQFDQVKHLSPERLKRFFLKGTGAHAGMVKVRPEVRAMVRFEQLNLTDRDYALRSQFDAIFCRNVMIYFDKPTQAQVLARFEPLMKSGGLLFAGHSENFTYVTQAFKLRGQTVYELTRDAGAAARTPARSSNPASHAGNATTNGVTA, encoded by the coding sequence ATGGCAACGCGCGCACAGCACACTCCGCAGCCGGCACGTCCGCAAGCGGCACCTCCGCAATCGGCACGTTCCGAGCGGGCGGAACCGGCTAGATCCGGCGAGCAAGGACGGGATTTCGAATTCACGTCGGCGGATTTCGCTCGCATTCGCGATCTGATTCATCGCAGTGCGGGCATTTCGCTGTCAGATCACAAGCGCGACATGGCGTACAGCCGTCTGGCGCGCCGGCTGCGCGCCCGTGGTCTCGAGACCTTCAAACAGTACCTCGATCTGCTCGAAGCGGAAAACGATCCGGCCGAGTGGGAAGCCTTTACCAATGCGCTGACCACCAACCTGACCGCGTTCTTCCGCGAAGCCCACCACTTTCCGATCCTCGCCGAATTCGTGCCGCGCCGCGCGCAGCCGGTTTCGGTGTGGTGCTCGGCAGCTTCGACCGGTGAGGAACCGTATTCGATCGCGATGACGCTGATCGAAGCGCTCGGCGACAGCGGCGCGCGTCAGGCCAGCGTGCTCGCCACCGACATCGATACCCAAGTGCTGGCGAAAGCCGAAGCCGGCATGTATCAGTTCGACCAGGTGAAGCATCTGTCGCCCGAGCGGCTCAAGCGCTTCTTCCTGAAAGGCACCGGTGCGCACGCCGGCATGGTCAAGGTGCGTCCGGAAGTGCGCGCGATGGTGCGCTTCGAACAACTGAATCTGACCGACCGCGATTACGCGCTGCGCTCACAGTTCGACGCGATCTTCTGCCGTAACGTGATGATCTATTTCGACAAGCCGACGCAGGCGCAGGTGCTCGCCCGCTTCGAGCCGCTGATGAAATCGGGTGGTTTGCTGTTTGCCGGCCACTCGGAAAATTTCACCTATGTGACGCAGGCGTTCAAGCTGCGCGGCCAGACCGTCTATGAGCTGACGCGCGATGCGGGTGCCGCCGCACGCACGCCGGCACGGTCGTCGAACCCTGCGAGCCATGCCGGCAACGCAACGACCAACGGGGTGACCGCATGA
- a CDS encoding methyl-accepting chemotaxis sensory transducer with TarH sensor, with the protein MLSRWSIRTSLTMVGIILVALTVVVGALGLTALNGASQSLDRIARGDLVAIHALDDASAYLLRSRLAVDRFNTLSAAGNADEAKKAIDRAQELLTKGNQSWQIYLDAPKNGIDQALLDDVVAKRATVMHEGVDPEFAALNANDMGAYHAIADTKISPMFIAYDGAASAVIKALQQSAVDQQAGAQSNISLMTTLIIGVTLLALLMVVGIRFALRGLIVQPLSDATACFERIASGDLSEQIEVFSRNEIGRLFAGIKRMQDSMATMVRAVHSSTESIDTGAREIAMGNTDLSQRTEQQAASLQETASSMEQLTGTVKQNAENARQASQLAVSASDIATRGGDVVNQVVTTMQDIATSSNKVVDIIGVIEGIAFQTNILALNAAVEAARAGEQGRGFAVVAGEVRSLAQRSASAAKEIKELIGDSVDKVQSGSVLVGRAGTTMDEIVQAVRRVTDIMGEISAASEEQSGGIEQVSRAVVQMDEVTQQNAALVEQAAAAAASLEEQTRQLQAVVNGWKVAGGQTRSTVAAARPQAGARPNGSERDGKRDSKGGSQHVQHVKAAPQAATNAAANTVSHAAPASATHGADPARIEPALKPKTVRAASESAARPAAASAPTSGSDADWETF; encoded by the coding sequence ATGCTGAGCAGGTGGTCGATTCGCACATCGCTGACGATGGTGGGGATCATTCTGGTTGCGCTGACCGTTGTGGTCGGCGCGCTTGGTCTAACCGCGCTGAACGGCGCGAGCCAGTCGCTCGACCGTATCGCGCGCGGCGATCTGGTCGCCATTCACGCGCTCGACGATGCTTCGGCGTACCTGTTGCGTTCGCGTCTCGCGGTAGACCGCTTCAACACGCTGTCGGCTGCGGGCAACGCGGACGAAGCGAAGAAAGCGATCGATCGCGCGCAGGAACTGCTGACCAAAGGCAATCAGAGCTGGCAGATCTATCTCGATGCGCCGAAGAACGGCATCGATCAGGCGCTGCTCGACGACGTGGTCGCCAAGCGCGCGACGGTGATGCATGAAGGCGTCGATCCAGAGTTCGCGGCCCTGAACGCGAACGACATGGGCGCCTATCATGCGATCGCCGATACGAAGATCAGCCCGATGTTCATTGCCTACGACGGCGCGGCATCGGCGGTCATCAAGGCATTGCAGCAAAGCGCAGTGGATCAGCAGGCTGGCGCCCAATCGAACATCTCGCTGATGACTACCTTGATCATCGGCGTCACCCTACTCGCGCTGCTGATGGTGGTGGGCATCCGCTTCGCACTGCGCGGCCTGATCGTGCAGCCGCTGAGCGACGCGACGGCATGCTTCGAGCGGATCGCCTCCGGCGATCTGTCCGAGCAGATCGAGGTGTTCAGCCGTAATGAAATCGGCCGCCTCTTCGCCGGCATCAAGCGGATGCAGGACAGCATGGCGACGATGGTCAGGGCGGTTCACAGCAGCACCGAATCGATCGACACCGGCGCGCGCGAAATCGCCATGGGCAACACCGATCTTTCGCAACGCACCGAACAGCAGGCCGCTTCGCTGCAGGAAACCGCGTCGAGCATGGAGCAACTGACGGGCACCGTGAAGCAGAACGCCGAGAACGCGCGCCAGGCGAGCCAGTTGGCCGTCAGCGCGTCGGATATCGCGACGCGCGGCGGCGACGTGGTGAACCAGGTCGTCACGACGATGCAGGACATCGCGACCAGCTCGAACAAGGTCGTCGACATCATCGGCGTGATCGAAGGCATTGCGTTCCAGACCAATATTCTTGCGCTGAACGCGGCGGTCGAAGCCGCGCGGGCCGGCGAACAGGGGCGCGGTTTCGCGGTGGTCGCAGGCGAAGTGCGCAGCCTCGCGCAGCGCAGCGCCAGCGCCGCGAAGGAAATCAAGGAACTGATCGGCGACTCGGTCGACAAGGTGCAAAGCGGCTCGGTGCTGGTCGGCCGGGCAGGCACCACGATGGACGAGATCGTGCAGGCGGTGCGCCGCGTGACCGACATCATGGGCGAAATCAGCGCGGCCTCCGAAGAGCAGTCGGGCGGGATCGAACAGGTGAGCCGTGCGGTTGTGCAGATGGACGAGGTGACGCAGCAGAACGCCGCGCTGGTCGAGCAGGCTGCGGCTGCGGCGGCGTCGCTCGAAGAGCAGACGCGCCAATTGCAAGCGGTGGTGAACGGCTGGAAGGTAGCCGGGGGCCAGACGCGCAGCACCGTGGCTGCGGCCCGTCCGCAAGCTGGGGCACGCCCGAACGGCAGCGAGCGTGACGGCAAGCGTGACAGCAAGGGCGGCAGCCAGCACGTGCAGCACGTCAAGGCGGCGCCGCAAGCGGCAACAAACGCGGCAGCCAACACGGTAAGCCATGCAGCACCGGCTTCGGCCACCCATGGCGCCGACCCCGCACGTATCGAACCGGCTCTCAAACCGAAGACGGTCCGCGCCGCATCCGAATCCGCAGCACGTCCGGCCGCAGCAAGCGCGCCGACGTCTGGATCGGACGCGGACTGGGAAACGTTCTAG
- a CDS encoding flagellar transcriptional activator FlhC, translated as MASKSVVQEVREITLAIELIELGARLQLLEAETSLSRDRLIKLYKELKGVSPPKGMLPFSTDWFMTWQPNFHSSLFYNIYRFMAGHGGCQTIQSIVKSYRLYLEHVQLHDDEPVLSLTRAWTLVRFFDSGMLQATACCRCRGHFVAHAHDPQHAFVCGLCQPPSRAGKTKKFADAQARENLAALAV; from the coding sequence ATGGCATCTAAAAGTGTTGTGCAGGAAGTCAGGGAAATTACCCTGGCCATCGAACTGATCGAGCTTGGCGCGCGTTTGCAATTGCTGGAAGCGGAAACCAGTCTGTCGCGCGATCGGCTCATCAAGCTGTACAAGGAGCTGAAAGGGGTGTCGCCGCCCAAGGGCATGTTGCCGTTTTCGACCGACTGGTTCATGACCTGGCAGCCGAACTTTCACTCATCGCTGTTCTACAACATCTACCGTTTCATGGCCGGCCATGGTGGCTGTCAGACCATCCAGTCGATCGTGAAGAGCTACCGGCTCTATCTGGAGCATGTCCAGCTGCACGACGACGAGCCCGTGCTCAGTCTCACACGCGCCTGGACGCTGGTGCGCTTCTTCGACTCCGGAATGCTGCAGGCGACCGCCTGCTGCCGGTGCCGCGGACATTTTGTCGCGCATGCCCACGATCCGCAGCACGCCTTCGTTTGCGGGCTGTGCCAGCCGCCTTCACGCGCCGGTAAGACAAAGAAATTTGCCGACGCCCAGGCCCGGGAAAATCTCGCTGCGCTCGCGGTTTGA